The proteins below come from a single Sphingomonas carotinifaciens genomic window:
- a CDS encoding RNA polymerase sigma factor yields MFLANRPQLLRFLAARGAGDAAEDVLQDLWMKVAAAPPTRPIAAPLAYLYRAADTLMIDRYRAERAQRRREDAWGDATGPATPGQSDDPAGERVLIARERAAEAQGVLQSLGDRVARVFRRHRLDGVAQRDVAQENGVSLSTVESDLRKASRALIDLKEQWDEV; encoded by the coding sequence GTGTTCCTCGCGAACCGGCCGCAACTGCTGCGCTTTCTGGCCGCGCGCGGTGCCGGCGACGCGGCGGAGGATGTGTTGCAGGACCTGTGGATGAAGGTCGCCGCCGCCCCGCCCACCCGGCCGATCGCCGCGCCGCTCGCCTATCTCTATCGCGCCGCCGACACGCTGATGATCGACCGCTACCGGGCCGAGCGCGCCCAGCGCCGGCGCGAGGATGCCTGGGGCGATGCTACCGGCCCCGCCACCCCCGGCCAGTCGGACGATCCGGCGGGCGAGCGCGTCCTGATCGCCCGCGAGCGTGCCGCCGAGGCGCAGGGCGTCCTCCAGTCGCTCGGCGACCGCGTCGCCCGCGTGTTCCGCCGCCACCGCCTGGACGGCGTCGCCCAGCGCGACGTGGCGCAGGAAAACGGCGTCAGCCTCAGCACCGTGGAAAGCGACCTGCGCAAGGCGTCCCGCGCGCTCATCGACCTGAAGGAGCAATGGGATGAGGTTTGA